GATAAAAAAAAATACTGCTATTATCTTACAGCGCGAAATTCAAGATCCTCGTATCAAAATAACAACAGTATCCTACGTTAAAGTTTCTAGAGATTTAGCATCTGCAAAAATTTTTGTCACTTTTTTAAATAACGAACATCCTGAACAAGTTAAACATAATATACGTATCCTACAAGGAGCTGCGTACAAAGTACGCAGCCTGCTTGGTAAAGCAATGTACTTACGTATAGTACCAGAATTACATTTCATATATGATAATTCACTTTTAGAAGGAATACGTATATCTAAACTAGTGAGACAGGTTGTTCAAAATAAAAATAACTAAATTATATGAACCGTCTAAAGGGTAACTGTAGATATCGTAATATTAACGGTATCGTCCTGTTAGATAAACCTATAAATATATCATCTAACGATGTTTTACAAACTGTCAAGAGGATATATTATGCTAATAAGGCCGGGCATACCGGATCTCTAGATCCATTAGCAACTGGTATGTTGCCTATTTGTTTAGGCGAGGCAACTAAATTTTCTCAATATTTGCTAAATGCAGATAAACGTTATAAGGTAACAGCTAAGCTAGGTGAACGCACAAATACTTCTGATGCTAATGGACAAACTATTAGTATACGACCGGTATCGTTAAATAAGACAAAGTTAATAAAAGAGCTTAAATATTTCTGCGGTGAAAGCAATCAAGTTCCGTCGATGTTTTCAGCATTAAAATATCATGGACGTCCGCTGTATGAATATGCTCGTAAAGGAATAAATGTAGTGCGCGAAGCACGAAAAATTAATGTTTATGATTTAAAATTACATAATTGGAACTTAAATAAGTTAGAACTAGAAATTCATTGCTCTAAAGGAACCTATATCCGCACTATTATAGATGATTTGGGGGAACGTCTAGGCTGTGGTGCACATGTTATTGCATTACGTAGAACAGCAGTAGCTAACTATTCTAGCAGCGATATGATAACACTTACAGCTCTTCAAGCTATATATGCAGAAACATTAAATAATAAAGAAAAATTCTCGTATTTAGATGCTTTGCTGTTACCAATAGATAGTGCTCTAATAGCTATGCCAACAATAAATATACCATCTTATCTAGCATATCGCTTGTTACTGGGTCAAAATATAAAGGTAATAGCGCCGCATGTTGGTTTAGTACGTATTATTTATGATAATAGTAACTTTTTGGGTATTGGTGAAATAAATTCTCAGGCACTTCTAATTCCACGTTGCCTGGTTAAAAACCGTACCTAATACATGTATTATTATTGCGATTAATGCTTGCTAAGAATAGATAATATGATTTATTATCTATAAGTAAATAGAGAGCTTAAGAGATATCGGCGCTCATCTATTTAATTGGGAGTATTATAATGTCTCTAAGTTTTGAAATTAAAAAAAAAATTATCTCTACTTTCGGCCGTAACGCTAAAGACAGCGGTTATACTGAAGTTCAGATAGCTATTTTAACTGCTCAGATTAGCCATCTGCATAATCATTTTATGGAAAATAAAAATGACCATCATAGCCGCAGGGGTCTCCTACGTATGGTTTCAAAGCGACGTAAATTGCTAGAATACTTAAAGAAAAAAGATATAGTACGTTATACCAACCTTATTGAACGTCTAGATCTTCGGCACTAAACAGTAAGAATCATTTTCTATCTGTAAAATGATATATATTATTTATAGCCATTTTAATACGTCGTATCTAAATAATACGGTAGAATAGCAGTTCTATAGCAGTTTTATCCTGTAATATCCTGTAATATTTAATTTTGATTGTATTATTGCAAATAGTATATAAATAATCAACACTAAATTTTAAATAAGGAAATTATTTTGCTAAATCCGATTGTTTGCAAGTTTCAATACGGGTATCATACCGTAACAATAGAAACAGGGTTAATGGCCCGGCAGGCTACTGCTGCAGTCATGATAACTATGGAAGATACAGCAGTTTTCGTAGCAGTTGTAGGTGCCAAACAAGAAAAAACAGGACACAATTTCTTTCCGTTAACTGTAAATTATCAAGAGCGAACCTATGCTGCTGGACGTTTTCCTGGAGGATTTTTTCGCCGTGAAGGACGACCAAGTGAAAGCGAAACCTTAATTTCTCGCTTAATTGACCGTCCTATTCGTCCTCTATTTCCAGAAGGTTTTTTTAATGAAGTACAGATTATAGCTACCGTGGTATCTATTAATCCTCAGATTAGCCCAGATATTGTAGCCATGATTGGAGCTTCTGCAGCATTAAGTCTGTCAGGTATTCCATTTAACGGTCCTATTGGCGCCGCCAGAATTGGTTTTATAAATAACAAGTATGTATTAAACCCAACTAAAGTAGAACTAACTGAAAGCCGATTAGATCTAGTAGTTGCTGGTACTGCTAATACGGTACTTATGGTAGAATCAGAAGCACAGTTATTGAAAGAAGATCAAATGCTGGAAGCTATAGTGTATGGACATGATCAACAGCAAGTAGTAATAGAAAATATTAATCAGTTAGTTGCTAAAGCTGGTAAGCCAAAATGGCAATGGAAGCACCAGGATGTTAATGTTAGCCTAAAAACAAAGGTTGTCGAGCTAGCTGAATCTCGTATCGGTGATGCTTACCGCATCACCGAAAAACAAAACCGCTATGCTGTTGTTGACGCTATAAAAAAAGATACTATAGAAACTTTAAAGTACCAGGACAACACTTTAGAAGAAAGCGAAATTCATAGTATACTATGGATGTTAGAAAAAAACGTGGTACGTAGCAGAGTATTACGAGGAAAACCGCGTATCGATGGCCGTGAAAACGATATGATCCGCAATCTAGATGTTCGTATTGGTGTCCTACCACGTACTCACGGTTCAGCATTGTTCACTCGTGGAGAAACCCAAGCACTGGTTACCGTTACGCTAGGAACTGAACGTGATGCACAGAATATTGATGACCTTACAGGTGAAAGAATAGATAGATTTTTACTACACTATAATTTTCCTTTGTATTGTGTGGGTGAAACAGGTATGGTGGGATCGCCCAAACGGCGTGAAATAGGCCACGGTAGTTTGGCAAAAAGGGGTATTATGGCAGTAATGCCTAATGCAAGCGAATTTCCTTATACTATTCGCGTGGTAGCAGAAATCACGGAATCAAATGGTTCTTCATCAATGGCTTCTGTTTGCGGTGCTTCGCTAGCACTAATGGACGCTGGAGTACCTATCAAGACAGCTGTTGCTGGTATCGCTATAGGTTTGATTAAAGAAGAAGAAAAATTTGTAGTATTATCCGATATTATCGGTGATGAAGATCATTTAGGAGATATGGATCTTAAAGTTGCCGGTAGCATGGAAGGTATTACAGCATTGCAAATGGATATAAAAATAGAAGGAATAACAAGCAAAATCATGAATATAGCGCTTGAGCAGGCTAAAATAGCAAGAAATCATATCCTTAGGATAATGGAACGTTCTATTAGCTCGCCACGTTGTAATATTTCTGAATTCGCACCTCGTATTCATACGGTAAAAATTAATCCAGATAAAATAAAGGACTTAATTGGTAAAGGAGGCTCTGTTATTCGTGTGTTAACAGAGGAAACTGGTACCACTATAGAAATTGAAGATGATGGTACTGTAAAAGTGGTAGCTACAAGTATCGATAAAGCTAACCATGCTATTCGTCGTATTAAAGAAATTACTGCTGAAATAGAAGTAGGACGTATTTATAATGGTAAAGTTGCTCGCATAGTTGATTTTGGAGCTTTTGTTGTTATAAGTGGTGGCAAAGAAGGTTTAGTACATATATCTCAAATAGTAGATAAACGTGTAGAAAAAGTTACTGATTATTTGGAATTAGGACAAGAGGTTCCTGTTAAAGTTATTGAAGTAGACCGTCAGGGTCGCGTTCGTCTTAGTATCAAGGAAGCAATTACTTAAAAGAACTAAGAACTTAAGCAGCACGTATTTAATTGTTAGTTTTAGGACTGGTATCCATTAAAATGAGACACTCGTACAATGTCTAAAGTAGAAAAATATTTTTCCGATTTGGGGCTTAAAGCTCATATACTTAACGCACTTGCAGATCTAGGTTATGAAAAACCATCACCAATACAGTCTGCCTGTATTCCACATCTTTTAGCTGGACGTGATGTATTAGGTATGGCTCAAACAGGTAGCGGTAAAACTGCTGCTTTTTCTTTACCGCTGTTAAATAATATTAATCCAGAATTAGCGGTACCACAGATGTTAGTTCTAGCTCCTACTAGAGAACTAGCAGTACAGGTAGGTGATGCCTGTACAGATTTTGCTAAGCATATAAAAGGTGTTAATATAGTTTCCTTATACGGAGGACAACGTTATGACTTACAATTACGCGCCCTGCGCTATGGGCCACAAGTTGTTGTAGGTACTCCAGGAAGACTTTTAGATCATTTAAAAAGAGGTACTCTAAACTTATCTAAGTTAAATGGATTAGTGTTAGATGAAGCGGATGAAATGTTGCGAATGGGGTTTATAGAAGATGTAGAAAATATTCTATCTAAGATACCAGCTAAACATCAAACTGCTCTATTCTCAGCTACTATGCCAGAAGTAATTCGTAGAATTACGCGACGGTTTATGAACAATCCATATGAAGTACGGATTCAATCCAGTATAAAAAACTGTCCAGATATCAGCCAATGCTATTGGATAGTTCAAGGAATACGCAAAAATGAAGCACTGGCTCGTTTCTTAGAAGCAGAAGATTTTGATGCAGCTATTATATTTGTGCGTACTAAAAATGCAACGCTGGAAGTAGCAGAAGCTTTGGAAAAAAACGGTTATAATAGCGCTGCTCTCAATGGTGATATGAATCAAAATTTACGAGAACAGACATTAGATCGTTTTAAAAATGGTCGCTTAGATATACTAATCGCTACTGATGTCGCTGCACGGGGACTAGATGTTGATCGCATTAGCTTGGTCGTCAACTATGATATTCCGCTCGATTATGAATCTTATGTTCATCGTATTGGACGTACCGGTCGTGCTGGTAGAGCTGGACGGGCACTATTATTTGTAGAAAACCGCGAACGACGTCTATTGCGTAATATTGAACGTATGACTAAGCTGACAATAAAGGAAGTAAAATTACCTACTGCAGAAATATTAAGCAGCCGTAGATTAGCTAAGTTTGCAGATAAAGTACAAAACCAGCTAGAAAGTAACGATCTTAATATGTATCGCGCACTGTTAGCAAAATTGCAACCTGCGGCAGAAGAGCTAGATATGGAAACTTTGGCTGCAGCATTGTTGAAAATGGCCCAGGGAGAACGTCCACTTATCTTACCACAAGTTCCTAATAATAAAGTTCCTAATAATATTAAACGTCGTATTTTGCGACGTAATTTAATTGATCGCAGTAGGGGCAGCAGGCGTTAAATTTCATTCATTTATTTCGTAAAATATGAAAACAAAACAAGACGCGACTTCAAGACGCGACTTGTTATTTATGGGACTTCTGGACACTACGGCGTCCAGAAGTGCTAAAAAAAGAAATAGCAATTAAATTACCGAATTAGCTAGTATCATAATCGCTGCAGTAGATCATCCGATTGGATAATACCTGAACAAATGATGTGATGCTTCCATCCAGATAAAGTCTGCTGTCATTGTTGGGGGTATAAAAGTTTTTGATGTAATTTCATTTAAAACGCAACGATTAGCTGATTTTTCGTGCAATGCTGTAGCAAAACGTGTATGGTGCTTGAAATCATAATTTTATGATTAATATGGGTCGTGTAGGATTCGAACCTACGACCAATTGATTAAGAGTCAACTGCTCTACCAACTGAGCTAACGACCCACAATGTATAAATTATTATCTTAATTTAACACCTATGTCAAAGAATTCATGTTCATGAATAACTGTAATTACTTACCAATACAAAAGCTAGAGAAAATATTTTTCAGCAAATCATTAGAACTAAATTCTCCTGTAATTTCACTAAGCATTTTTTGTGCTAACCGTAATTCTTCAGCTAGTAGTTCACAATAACAGGCGTTAACTAATTGCTCTTTCCCCTGAAATAAATGCTTAGCTGCATTTTTAAGTGCCTCTATATGACGGCGACGCGCTAAAAACTGTCCTTCAGTGCTACCAGTAAAACCATTAATTTGCTTAAGGTGTTCAAAAAGAAAGTTTAGGCCTATACCTGCTTTTGCAGAAAGAGTGATTATTGAGTAATCTTTTATTTTTCTTATGCCAATTTTTTCTCCTGTAATATCAGCTTTATTTCTTACTATAGTGACATCTATACCAGATGGTATACGTGCTATAAACTTCTGTATCATTTTAAGTGTTGTTTCGGTACTATCTATTTCTTCTTTACTATCACTATCAATTAATAATACATGATCTGCCTGTTTAATTTCACGCCAAGCACGCTCAATACCAATTTTTTCTACTTCATCTTCTGATTCGTGCAAACCTGCGGTATCGATTATATGCATAGGAATGCCGTTTATATGAATATATTCACGCAATATATCGCGTGTAGTACCAGCAACTGCAGTTACGATCGCTACCTCACGCCCCGCAATAGCATTCAGTAGGCTGGATTTACCGGCGTTAGGTTTACCAGCAATGACTACTTTAATACCTTCACGTAAAATACTTCCTTGATGAGCTTCTGCTATTACCATATTAAGTCTGGTAATAATATCATTTATACTTGTTTCTATTTTACTTTTTGAAATAAAATCAATGTCTTCATCTGGAAAATCGATAGCAGCTTCAACAGCTATGCGCAGATTAGTCAGCATTTCTACTAACTCATGAATACGGATAGAAAACTTGCCTTGCAATGAGTTGAATGCAGATCGAGCTGCCTGAACTGAACTAGCATCTATTAGATCAGCAATAGCCTCTGCCTGAGCAAGATCTAGCTTATTATTTATAAAGGCACGCTTAGAAAACTCTCCTGGATGGGCAATACGCACTCCTTGAAGCGATATAATTTGCTGCAATAGCAGATCTAAGATTATAGGACCACCGTGTCCTTGTAGTTCTAGAATATCTTCACCAGTAAAAGAAAAAGGACCTGGAAAAAATAGGGCGATACCATGATCTATATGATTGCCGTTCATATCGCAAAATGGTAGGTATTCAGCCTGCCTGGGAATTGGCAGCTTACCCAATAACATGCGTGCTACCGATGTAGCTAAAGGTCCAGAAACACGCAAAATACCTATTCCGCCACGTCCTTGCGGTGTAGCAATTGCAGTAATAGTATCAGTATCTATGCTCATAGCTATAGACCTCTTTTAAAAAGTACGCTATAAATAAACTTTTGCTGAATAATAGTTACAAAATTATTTACGATGTAATACAATACTAAACCTGATGGTAATAATAGAAAAAAATAGTAAATATAACTGGCATAAAAAACATAATTTTATGTTGTATTGGATCAGTATTGATCGACATTTTATGAATAAAGAACATAGTCACACCCATCAGTGTCGGCAAAATATAGTAAGGATCTGGAGCAGATAAGTCATGTATCCACATACTAAAAGGAGCATGATGTAATTCAATAGAGCTTGAAAGCATGTAATATAACGATAATAAAATAGGCATCTGTATTATTAGAAGTAGGAATCCACCAAAAGGATTAACCTTTTCTGCTTTATATAAAGCTATCATTTCTTTACTATATAGCTGTTTATTATCATATAAACGCTCTCGTATCGCTGTTAGTTTAGGCTGCAGAATACGCATTCTATACATTGAAGTATACTGCGATTTTGTAATAGGATACATAAGGCAACGTACGATAAAAGTAATGATAATAATAGAAACCCCCCAATTGCAAGTATAGCTATATATAATAGTTAATATTTTAAATAATGGTTGATAAATGAACCATAACCAGCCATAATCGATTACAAGGTCTAAATAAGGGGCAATATCTGCCATCTTCTGAATTTTGGGACCAATCCATAATGATGCATTTAATTCTTTTTTGCTACCTGCTGCAATAATAACAGGAGTAGATTTAAATCCGATCTCAGCTTGACCGTTACTTAAATACGTTGTATAAAACGTATTTTTTCCTTGGGTAAAAGGAATCCAAGCAGTAGCAAAATATTGCTGTAGCATAGCGATCCAACCTCCATCAGTATAGACGCTTAAATTTTTTACTTTAATTGCTTTAAAACTATACTTTTGATATTTTTTTGCAGTGGTAGAATAGGATGTGCCACGGTAGCCATGAATTGAAAAATTGCAATTTTTTATTTTTTTTGGGAAAATAATAGACTGTTTTAGTTTACCAAACAAAATTAGCTCTAATTGCTGCGTATTATTTGTGTTATTAACATTATAATTGATGTTAATAACAAATTCACCGCGTTTTAAAATAAAAGTTTTTTTGTAAACAACACCATCGTAATCGACGTAAGTAAAAGGGACGCGTAACTCTTTCTGAGTATCCTCCATAATATAGGTATTTTTATTAGTTTTATAAAGCGGGCGAAAAATATTTGATTTATTTTTCTGACTATTTTTTACCGTTAGGCCGCTTTGAGCCTGATATACAAATTCATTAGATGTTTCAAGTAAATGAAAAGGTTGCAGTGAATCTAATTTATCTGAATAAGTTAACAGAAAAGCCTGCTCAATATCACCACCGTAAGGGTTTATTTTTAGTGATAATACGTCAGTATTCACTGTAATAAACCTACCTTCATGTTCCCTAGGAACTTTATTGCTGTTGGGGTCTAACTCTTGTTGCATTTTATGCTGATTAGTATACTTAGAATAATATTCAGTGTCAGTTTTTTGCAAAAAAATGAAAAACACGCACAGCATAGCTATTACAATAATTACAAGAATATTATATTGTGAATCCATTTTTTTTATTTTTATGGTTCTCTGTTAAGTAAGATGGTCCTCTAAATTAAAAATGGAGACAATGGTAGTTCCATAATTTATCTAATGTTTCTGTTATGGCAGAATTATTTTTATAAAAATTTGTAAAGTCTTTTTTAGCAATAACTACAAAATCCATTGTAGGCAATGTATGCTGTTGCCGTCGAAAACTTTCGCGTATTAATCGTTTAATTTTGTTGCGTTCATGAGCCTTTTTTATATATTTTTTTGCTATAGTAAAACCAACTCTTGGATAACCTAATGTATTCAAGCGGCTAAGAATAAGAATATATTGCGTACCCACACGGTGAGGTTTCTGAAATACGAAAAAAAAATCATTAGAAGTTAACAACCGTAACTTACGGGTAAATGCAATCTTAATCACTAGTTTTCTTTAGAAGAAACAGTTAAATACGAACGTCCTTTAGCACGTCGTCGTGCTAAAATATGACGCCCTTTTTTATTTGCCATACGAATTCTAAAACCATGGGTGCGATTACGTTTTAATACTGATGGTTGAAAAGTGCGTTTCATAGCGATATTTACCTAAATTTTAGATAATAAATAAGGTAATAAAATACCGATTCATATTATTTATTATAGAGAAATTATCATTATAATAACTGTTAGTCAATTTACATTACGTATTACTTTTAAAAAAAAGAGGTAATATTTTTACGATTAGCGCCGATAGCGATGACGTTAATTATGTTTTCCTAAAAAAACTTAGAATAAAGAAGCTATGAAATTTATCATAAAACGTGAGCATTTAATCAAGCCTCTGCAACAAGTAAGTAACACATTGGGTGTTAGGCGTCCTCTTTTGCCTATTCTAAATAATATACTATTACAGATAAATAAAGATAATTTGCTATTGACTGGTACCGATTTAGAACTAGAAATAGTAGCTAAGGTCGTTCTTAATAATTTTTATGAGCAAAGTGTAGCTACCACTGTACCAGCACGTAAGTTTTTTGATATTTGCAGAGGTCTACCAGCAGAAGCTGAGATAGCGGTAACGTTAGTAGAAGGTGAAAGGATATTAATTAAATCTGGTAGGAGCCGTTATTTACTTTCTACGCTACCTGCAGTAAATTTTCCAAATATAGATGATTGGCAAATCATAGTACAATTTACTATAAAACAATCAAGTTTGAAAAAATTAATTGAATCAACTCAATTTTCTATGGCACATCAAGATGTACGTTATTACCTAAACGGTATGTTATTTGAAACTGAAGTAGATGCATTACGTGCTGTTGCTACAGACGGTCACCGCTTGGCAATGTGCGTCATACCAGTAATCGGCAATATTTTGCCGTTACACTCTGTTATTATACCACGTAAAAGTATAATTGAGCTAGTGCGCATACTAGATAGTAGTGATAATCCAGTAAAAGTGCAAATTGGTAGTAATAATATCCGTATCAGCGTCGGTAATTATATGTTTACCTCAAAACTAGTTAACGGTCGTTTTCCTGATTATCGTAGAGTATTTCTAAAAAATCCTGATAAAAAAATTGAAGCAAAATGTGAGGCTCTTAAACAGGCTCTTACACGTGCAGCTATTCTATCCAGTGATAGATTTCATGGTGTGCGGTTATATCTTAGTACCAACCAGCTAAAAATTACTGCTAATAATCCTAAACAGGAAGAAGCAGAAGAGATTATTGATGCTTACTATCATGGTAGTGAAGTAGAAATTGCTTTTAACGTCAGTTATGTACTTGACGTGCTCAATGCTTTAAAGTGCGATGTAGTACGAATATTACTAACAGATGGGGTTTCTAGTGTGCAAATTGTAGATAGCGCTAACAAAGTAGCTATTTATATAATTATGCCGATACGGCTCTAATAAAAATTTACCGTAATTTAATAATTTTTAAAAGTAATACGTAATGAACGTAATGAATTGCTACCTACTCTGCCTAATAAACAGTGCCGTGCCATAATTCTAAACAAGAACCATGCCTGGAATAAACAATTCCCGACGGGAATTTAGTAATTCATGTACTTGCATTACTTTTTTACTTTCAGGCTGCAACTTAGTTAATGTTAGTATTCCATCTCCAGTAGTAATATGGATACCTTTTTTATCAGCAGCAAAAATTGTTCCTGGTAAATAAGAAGCTGTATGTAGTTGCTTATTAACTCTAGCAGCCCATACTCTAATATAATGTCCATTAATTAGAAAATAACTTATAGGCCATGGATTAAAAGCTCTAATACAGCGCTCAAGCTGAACTGCTGATAAGCTCCAGTCTATTCTGGCTTCTTCCTTACTTATTTTGTAAGCATAGGAAGCTAGTTCGTTATTTTGTGGCTCAGCTGTAACGCTGCCAGCGATAAGTAGTTCCAGAGTTTTTAGCAGTGCATTAGACCCCATTTTAGCTAATTTAGCATATAATGAAGCGCTAGTATCGTCAGGTTGTATAGTACATATGTTCCTATACAGCACAGGACCAGTATCAAGACCAGCATCCATTTTGATAATAGTTATGCCAGTGAAATCGTCACCTGCCAATAATGCTCTATGAATAGGCGCTGCCCCGCGCCATTTAGGTAATAGTGACCCATGCACATTAATACATCCTATTTTGGGAATATCTAAAACGGCTTTGGGTAGAATCATACTATAAGCTACTACCACTAGAATATCTGCATTTAACTCTTCTATACAACGTTGAACTTCAATGTTGTGCAGTGAAAAAGGCTGAAATACCGGCACATTATAGCTTTCTGCTAACTGCTTAACTGGGCTGGGGGTAAATATATTTCCATGTCCTGCAGGACGATCTGGCTGAGTTAAAACACCTATTAAATTATGTTTAGTATTAATTAGCGCATTTAAATGGCAAGAAGCAAAATTAGGTGTACCAGCAAATAGAATACGTAAAGAATATAACACGATAATTCCTAAATTCATATTTGTTAACAATATCCATTTCGCACTAAATATTAAAGCGCTGATGTTTTAGGCGACAAATAATCGATAAATAATCTACCCACTAAGTGGTCTATCTCGTGTTGGATGCAAATTGCAAGAATAGCATCAGCTTCAAACTTAAAAAATTTACCTGTTCTATC
The secondary endosymbiont of Trabutina mannipara genome window above contains:
- the rbfA gene encoding 30S ribosome-binding factor RbfA, producing the protein MAKEYSRIQRVSQEIKKNTAIILQREIQDPRIKITTVSYVKVSRDLASAKIFVTFLNNEHPEQVKHNIRILQGAAYKVRSLLGKAMYLRIVPELHFIYDNSLLEGIRISKLVRQVVQNKNN
- the truB gene encoding tRNA pseudouridine(55) synthase TruB: MNRLKGNCRYRNINGIVLLDKPINISSNDVLQTVKRIYYANKAGHTGSLDPLATGMLPICLGEATKFSQYLLNADKRYKVTAKLGERTNTSDANGQTISIRPVSLNKTKLIKELKYFCGESNQVPSMFSALKYHGRPLYEYARKGINVVREARKINVYDLKLHNWNLNKLELEIHCSKGTYIRTIIDDLGERLGCGAHVIALRRTAVANYSSSDMITLTALQAIYAETLNNKEKFSYLDALLLPIDSALIAMPTINIPSYLAYRLLLGQNIKVIAPHVGLVRIIYDNSNFLGIGEINSQALLIPRCLVKNRT
- the rpsO gene encoding 30S ribosomal protein S15, which gives rise to MSLSFEIKKKIISTFGRNAKDSGYTEVQIAILTAQISHLHNHFMENKNDHHSRRGLLRMVSKRRKLLEYLKKKDIVRYTNLIERLDLRH
- the pnp gene encoding polyribonucleotide nucleotidyltransferase, which codes for MLNPIVCKFQYGYHTVTIETGLMARQATAAVMITMEDTAVFVAVVGAKQEKTGHNFFPLTVNYQERTYAAGRFPGGFFRREGRPSESETLISRLIDRPIRPLFPEGFFNEVQIIATVVSINPQISPDIVAMIGASAALSLSGIPFNGPIGAARIGFINNKYVLNPTKVELTESRLDLVVAGTANTVLMVESEAQLLKEDQMLEAIVYGHDQQQVVIENINQLVAKAGKPKWQWKHQDVNVSLKTKVVELAESRIGDAYRITEKQNRYAVVDAIKKDTIETLKYQDNTLEESEIHSILWMLEKNVVRSRVLRGKPRIDGRENDMIRNLDVRIGVLPRTHGSALFTRGETQALVTVTLGTERDAQNIDDLTGERIDRFLLHYNFPLYCVGETGMVGSPKRREIGHGSLAKRGIMAVMPNASEFPYTIRVVAEITESNGSSSMASVCGASLALMDAGVPIKTAVAGIAIGLIKEEEKFVVLSDIIGDEDHLGDMDLKVAGSMEGITALQMDIKIEGITSKIMNIALEQAKIARNHILRIMERSISSPRCNISEFAPRIHTVKINPDKIKDLIGKGGSVIRVLTEETGTTIEIEDDGTVKVVATSIDKANHAIRRIKEITAEIEVGRIYNGKVARIVDFGAFVVISGGKEGLVHISQIVDKRVEKVTDYLELGQEVPVKVIEVDRQGRVRLSIKEAIT
- the mnmE gene encoding tRNA uridine-5-carboxymethylaminomethyl(34) synthesis GTPase MnmE, whose protein sequence is MSIDTDTITAIATPQGRGGIGILRVSGPLATSVARMLLGKLPIPRQAEYLPFCDMNGNHIDHGIALFFPGPFSFTGEDILELQGHGGPIILDLLLQQIISLQGVRIAHPGEFSKRAFINNKLDLAQAEAIADLIDASSVQAARSAFNSLQGKFSIRIHELVEMLTNLRIAVEAAIDFPDEDIDFISKSKIETSINDIITRLNMVIAEAHQGSILREGIKVVIAGKPNAGKSSLLNAIAGREVAIVTAVAGTTRDILREYIHINGIPMHIIDTAGLHESEDEVEKIGIERAWREIKQADHVLLIDSDSKEEIDSTETTLKMIQKFIARIPSGIDVTIVRNKADITGEKIGIRKIKDYSIITLSAKAGIGLNFLFEHLKQINGFTGSTEGQFLARRRHIEALKNAAKHLFQGKEQLVNACYCELLAEELRLAQKMLSEITGEFSSNDLLKNIFSSFCIGK
- the rnpA gene encoding ribonuclease P protein component translates to MIKIAFTRKLRLLTSNDFFFVFQKPHRVGTQYILILSRLNTLGYPRVGFTIAKKYIKKAHERNKIKRLIRESFRRQQHTLPTMDFVVIAKKDFTNFYKNNSAITETLDKLWNYHCLHF
- the rpmH gene encoding 50S ribosomal protein L34, with the translated sequence MKRTFQPSVLKRNRTHGFRIRMANKKGRHILARRRAKGRSYLTVSSKEN
- the dnaN gene encoding DNA polymerase III subunit beta, which encodes MKFIIKREHLIKPLQQVSNTLGVRRPLLPILNNILLQINKDNLLLTGTDLELEIVAKVVLNNFYEQSVATTVPARKFFDICRGLPAEAEIAVTLVEGERILIKSGRSRYLLSTLPAVNFPNIDDWQIIVQFTIKQSSLKKLIESTQFSMAHQDVRYYLNGMLFETEVDALRAVATDGHRLAMCVIPVIGNILPLHSVIIPRKSIIELVRILDSSDNPVKVQIGSNNIRISVGNYMFTSKLVNGRFPDYRRVFLKNPDKKIEAKCEALKQALTRAAILSSDRFHGVRLYLSTNQLKITANNPKQEEAEEIIDAYYHGSEVEIAFNVSYVLDVLNALKCDVVRILLTDGVSSVQIVDSANKVAIYIIMPIRL
- the fmt gene encoding methionyl-tRNA formyltransferase, translated to MNLGIIVLYSLRILFAGTPNFASCHLNALINTKHNLIGVLTQPDRPAGHGNIFTPSPVKQLAESYNVPVFQPFSLHNIEVQRCIEELNADILVVVAYSMILPKAVLDIPKIGCINVHGSLLPKWRGAAPIHRALLAGDDFTGITIIKMDAGLDTGPVLYRNICTIQPDDTSASLYAKLAKMGSNALLKTLELLIAGSVTAEPQNNELASYAYKISKEEARIDWSLSAVQLERCIRAFNPWPISYFLINGHYIRVWAARVNKQLHTASYLPGTIFAADKKGIHITTGDGILTLTKLQPESKKVMQVHELLNSRRELFIPGMVLV